The Ipomoea triloba cultivar NCNSP0323 chromosome 4, ASM357664v1 DNA segment ttcgttgtgtaaaataacaaatgtcatctagtgtgggttcatgtagcccggtgaactccaAGGGTTCGCCGGAGTATGTGTGTCGAGGGATGGATTATGACATGTATGTACAGTTCATGGAGAGTGCCGACCCTTATGCACCCGATTATGCTGCTCCTGTTCCAGTTAACTCTCTTGTTTCAGATAGTTCTCCCGTCCCTGATGGTCTAGCTAATTATTCTGAAGAAGTCCAAGCTCGTTTCGGCTTTTATCCTATTGAAGTGTTAAAGGGAagtaatcccctagagttcatcgTTCACTACCCCTACCTCTGGGACCCAAGTCCTCCGGAGACATGGGCCGAGTGGTCCATGGAGAATGTCACGTGTCGCTTTTTGGACCACCttacctggttcgagggtgaaTGGCATGTGGTGTGGGGCACGTACACCGGTCCAGTGTACCGTCAGATAGAATAGGTGATGTACCCTTAAGAAACGCCATGGGTAGCTCTTTTGTGTAAATGTTCCTTTTTGTAACCATAGTGGTTTCTAAACCTGATCAGTAGGGTCGTGAACAACCCGAAACTTGTATTTTTGGCCCAATGGGCagatctatgtatatatatgtagctATGTATGTGCAGCTTAGCTAACCCTAGTCagttgagatatatatatatatatatatatatatatatatatatatatatatatatgaatatgttgGGTGGTAGTTGCTGTAAAGCAGAGTtcccttttagcctgtgcacctagagtggagtttgtcaagggatgatagaattcactctaagtgttgcggtaactactccggatgtacggtaagcCGAGCCGGGGtattacaagttggtatcagagccctaggTTAAAGTCCTAGGATGTTAAGAAGTTGACTTTATGAACCAAGTTTCGAGTCAGCCTAAGTTTCTTAAGACTGACCTAAGTCGCTAATTCAGCTTAGTTTAAGTACAAGCTTTTGGAACAGAGCTGGAACTAAGACCAGGCAGCATAAAAAAGGGGGTACCTCATTTTTACCTTACAGAATTTCTtgattctggttgttgaatgATTTGATCAGTACTTGTGATTTCTTATATgtgttaatcattgcttatgatTATTGTGAGTAAGTTTGATAGTATAATGCATTACTAATTGTTATGCTATAATTGAGACACCTGCTTGGTGGGTATAACGAAGTGAATATTGGAAATTGCTTAATAGAATTtgagtagctgctatactaactgtttAGTTAGTTAATTTCTTAAGAACTTTTATACTTCGGGCGCTAATTCGAAACTGTCGTCTAGTGAACATGCCACCTAGACGAGGTGTACCTGTTAGTAATAACAACGACATCTCAGCaaatggctgagttcatgatggctcagcaagcCCAGAACCAAAATCAAGGACAACCCCGGGTTGATTTTGCTAAAGCCGTAGCAAGTAGACAACCGCCGTATTATGCGGGAGAAAAAGATTCAGTAATATTGGAAGAGTGGATCTGAACGTTTGATAAGTTGCTTAACGCAGTAAATTGTCCTGCAGATCAGCGAGTACCCTCCGCAGTTTATTACCTGACAAAAgccgcagacaactggtgggcaACAGTTGGACCCGACCTCCGACAAGACCCAGGCTTtagctgggaggaattcaaagtGGAACTaagaggacaattctacactGAGCGAATCAAAGGAATCAAGTGCGAGGAATTCCTACGACTGAAGCAAAAAGGAGCAACCGTCCAAGACTACCATGACAAGTACGTGGAACTGATGAGGTTTGCTCAAGAGATCGTGCCCGACGAGGCGAGTAAGGCATGGAGGTTTGTTCGTGGATTGGACTGGGAGGTGAGAAGGGCGATTGCACCATTCCTGTGCTCTACTCTTAAGGAGGCGTACGA contains these protein-coding regions:
- the LOC116015955 gene encoding uncharacterized protein LOC116015955, producing MDYDMYVQFMESADPYAPDYAAPVPVNSLVSDSSPVPDGLANYSEEVQARFGFYPIEVLKGNQRVPSAVYYLTKAADNWWATVGPDLRQDPGFSWEEFKVELRGQFYTERIKGIKCEEFLRLKQKGATVQDYHDKYVELMRFAQEIVPDEASKAWRFVRGLDWEVRRAIAPFLCSTLKEAYDRASDHYQVYLDQQEVYGRNKRKANDNQRKFRLENKKSNQGESNPKQGEKRGGTNQGKHSICWKCGKDHPGVNCQGMKIKCYKCGLTGHKYYECRTKVKKFPEPLTKYKSKRRI